The Faecalibacter sp. LW9 genome has a segment encoding these proteins:
- a CDS encoding helix-turn-helix domain-containing protein, protein MEAIILTKDQYDAIVNQLEEIKKKLNKALSSKQDTFMDNQEFIMLMKISKRTAQTWRDEGKISFCQVGSKIYYKMSDVEKLLNEHYNKAFSNKR, encoded by the coding sequence ATGGAAGCAATTATTTTAACAAAAGATCAATACGATGCAATCGTAAATCAATTAGAGGAAATCAAAAAGAAGCTAAACAAAGCCTTGTCTTCAAAGCAAGACACATTTATGGACAACCAAGAATTCATCATGCTGATGAAAATCTCGAAACGTACGGCTCAAACATGGCGAGACGAAGGTAAAATCTCTTTCTGCCAAGTCGGAAGCAAAATCTACTACAAAATGTCCGACGTCGAAAAACTTCTAAACGAACACTACAACAAAGCATTTTCTAACAAACGCTAA